From a region of the Nitrospira sp. genome:
- a CDS encoding response regulator transcription factor, producing the protein MAVVYKSDSVNTTAPSSQPIRVLLVENHRLIRQELRNMVNASGEFTMVGEAENGELACVLAQQLQPDVILMDVSMPRMNGIEATRWIKTTLPQVVIIGLSVYLSADVAQDMRAAGTSAYLTKDTSPEDLYQAIHSALLKLN; encoded by the coding sequence ATGGCTGTGGTATACAAATCAGACTCCGTTAATACGACGGCACCATCATCTCAGCCCATTCGCGTGCTCCTGGTCGAGAACCATCGTCTGATCCGCCAGGAGTTGCGGAATATGGTGAATGCCTCGGGTGAGTTCACGATGGTCGGCGAAGCGGAGAACGGAGAGTTGGCCTGCGTGCTAGCGCAACAATTACAGCCCGATGTCATCTTGATGGATGTGAGTATGCCCAGGATGAATGGTATCGAGGCAACGCGGTGGATCAAGACGACGCTTCCACAGGTCGTCATTATTGGGCTCTCGGTCTACCTAAGCGCTGACGTGGCTCAGGATATGAGAGCAGCGGGAACGTCGGCCTACCTGACAAAGGACACCTCACCGGAGGACCTCTATCAGGCCATCCATTCCGCGCTTTTGAAGTTAAACTAG